The Psychrobacter sp. LV10R520-6 genome includes a region encoding these proteins:
- a CDS encoding acetate/propionate family kinase yields the protein MSDSVSNSTFNDRNTGKSKLINPTLVLNCGSSSIKYALISEDESTRITGLAENLGLDTARIKHTTLNGEKLEITIPGGRHELALQKILALLEQYHFIAVGHRVVHGGREYSAAVRVNQHVLEEVKRLKILAPLHNPANALGIEAVEAIYPDIPQVVVFDTAFHQTMPPVAYRYPIPKALYEEEKIRRYGFHGTSHAYVSERASEITEAKGPHGWLTAHLGNGCSATAVYDGKSLDTSMGLTPLEGLMMGTRSGDVDPSLHIHLKRKLGMSLEEVDTMLNSESGLLGISGLSNDLRTIEQAADEDHKDAQLAIEMFCYRAGKYLASLSCALPEFTGIVFTGGIGENSATTRARILDVMRHFGINFDVDKNNELVGGAEGSFQDQDSSIELWVIPTDEECQIAKETRQALGLS from the coding sequence ATGAGCGACAGCGTAAGCAATTCCACCTTTAACGACCGTAATACTGGTAAATCAAAGCTAATCAATCCTACTTTGGTTCTTAACTGCGGTTCTTCCTCCATCAAATACGCGCTGATCAGCGAAGATGAATCCACTCGTATCACTGGACTGGCTGAAAACTTAGGTCTAGATACCGCTCGTATCAAACACACCACCTTAAACGGCGAAAAGCTTGAAATCACCATCCCTGGTGGTCGTCATGAGTTGGCACTACAAAAAATATTAGCGCTACTTGAACAATATCACTTTATCGCTGTTGGACACCGTGTGGTACATGGGGGCCGTGAATATTCAGCAGCCGTACGCGTTAATCAGCATGTACTAGAAGAAGTGAAGCGCCTAAAAATATTGGCACCGCTACACAATCCTGCCAACGCACTAGGTATTGAAGCTGTCGAAGCCATCTATCCTGATATCCCACAAGTGGTGGTTTTTGACACTGCATTTCACCAAACCATGCCTCCAGTGGCCTACCGCTATCCGATTCCAAAAGCGCTATACGAAGAAGAAAAAATCCGTCGTTATGGTTTCCATGGTACATCTCATGCCTATGTATCTGAGCGTGCCAGTGAGATTACAGAAGCGAAAGGCCCACACGGTTGGCTAACGGCTCACTTAGGTAATGGTTGTTCAGCGACTGCCGTCTATGATGGTAAAAGCTTAGATACCAGCATGGGTCTAACCCCGCTTGAAGGCTTGATGATGGGTACCCGTAGTGGTGACGTTGATCCTAGCCTGCATATTCATCTAAAGCGTAAGCTTGGCATGAGCTTAGAAGAAGTTGATACGATGCTTAATAGTGAAAGTGGCCTACTAGGTATCTCAGGACTATCGAATGATTTGCGTACTATCGAGCAAGCAGCGGATGAGGATCATAAAGACGCGCAGCTTGCTATAGAGATGTTCTGTTATCGTGCGGGCAAATACCTCGCTAGCCTGAGCTGTGCATTACCTGAGTTTACAGGTATTGTCTTTACTGGTGGTATTGGTGAAAACTCAGCAACCACGCGTGCACGTATCTTAGATGTGATGCGTCATTTCGGCATTAATTTTGATGTAGACAAGAACAATGAGCTGGTCGGTGGCGCAGAAGGCAGCTTCCAAGATCAAGACAGCAGCATTGAGCTGTGGGTTATTCCAACGGATGAAGAGTGCCAAATTGCCAAAGAGACTCGCCAAGCATTGGGCCTGTCATAA
- a CDS encoding MOSC domain-containing protein: MSAETIKPLTQKVKADFNQALPLHIANLIDVRAGKAMPFTREQMSAIDKAPIKAAVAVDFMGLTTDEQADRKHHGGPLKAVHQMPTATYEQINSDFNLNVRIGTLGENLTTEAVTGLPDMTEATVCIGDVFQYGGQYGDDIVKDDSVQLRIVQPRRPCYKINDQIGQFTKVPNIASWITSQGIAGWYFEVVRDGMIAANLPVYLIERPYPFATLEKLWQLSNSKEKFNSEFIEPWLAIGCLEDSWKTVLKKKIRKV, translated from the coding sequence ATGAGCGCAGAAACGATAAAACCACTCACCCAAAAGGTTAAAGCTGACTTCAATCAAGCCTTACCTTTGCATATCGCGAACTTAATTGACGTCCGTGCAGGCAAGGCAATGCCGTTCACTCGTGAACAAATGAGCGCGATTGATAAAGCACCGATTAAGGCAGCCGTTGCCGTCGATTTTATGGGGCTAACGACAGATGAGCAAGCCGATCGCAAGCATCATGGCGGCCCGCTAAAAGCGGTGCATCAAATGCCTACGGCTACTTATGAGCAGATTAATTCAGATTTTAACCTTAATGTCCGTATCGGTACGTTGGGAGAAAACCTCACCACCGAAGCCGTTACTGGTCTGCCTGATATGACTGAGGCCACGGTTTGTATTGGAGACGTTTTTCAATATGGTGGGCAGTATGGAGATGATATTGTCAAAGATGACAGCGTGCAATTACGTATTGTCCAACCGCGTCGACCGTGCTACAAAATTAATGACCAAATCGGCCAATTTACCAAAGTGCCTAACATAGCTTCATGGATTACCTCGCAAGGTATCGCAGGCTGGTATTTCGAAGTCGTTCGTGATGGGATGATTGCTGCTAATTTGCCCGTGTATTTGATAGAACGCCCTTATCCGTTCGCTACTCTTGAGAAACTTTGGCAGCTTTCTAATTCAAAAGAGAAATTTAATTCTGAATTTATCGAGCCTTGGTTAGCGATTGGTTGTTTAGAAGATAGTTGGAAGACGGTGCTTAAGAAGAAGATTCGTAAGGTTTGA
- the dapF gene encoding diaminopimelate epimerase, with amino-acid sequence MLIEFTKMHGLGNDFMVIDLVTQRLDLTKDLVQLLGDRHLGIGFDQLLVVEPPMRPDVDFSYRIFNTDGTEVEQCGNGARCFARFVQARKLSFKQRLRVETASGIISLTTDRYGWVEVDMGKPKFEPNEIPFTPKATTKIQNAYHLDVAGTPVQLYVANMGNPHAVIKVDDVLDANVEKLGKAIESHPAFPNKVNVGFMQVMNQRHIRLRVYERGVGETQACGTGACAAVAVGVREGWLDEGEDVRAQLYGGSMVVRWQPGYSVTMTGPTAFVYEGVFSPDGLMAQAGIKPSPDS; translated from the coding sequence ATGCTAATAGAATTTACTAAAATGCATGGTCTGGGCAATGATTTTATGGTCATCGATTTGGTGACCCAGCGCTTAGACTTGACCAAGGATTTGGTGCAATTATTAGGCGATCGTCATTTGGGGATTGGTTTTGATCAATTGCTGGTGGTTGAACCCCCGATGCGCCCTGATGTGGATTTTAGTTATCGCATTTTTAATACGGATGGTACAGAGGTTGAACAGTGTGGTAATGGTGCGCGTTGTTTCGCCCGTTTTGTACAGGCGCGTAAGCTGTCATTTAAGCAGCGTCTACGAGTTGAAACCGCGAGCGGTATTATTTCCTTGACCACCGATCGCTACGGTTGGGTTGAGGTCGATATGGGCAAACCTAAGTTTGAGCCCAATGAGATTCCATTTACCCCCAAAGCGACTACCAAAATTCAAAATGCCTATCATCTCGACGTTGCCGGCACGCCAGTACAGTTATATGTGGCCAATATGGGCAACCCACACGCCGTGATTAAAGTTGATGATGTCCTTGATGCTAATGTCGAGAAACTGGGCAAAGCTATCGAATCGCATCCGGCATTTCCTAATAAGGTAAACGTTGGTTTTATGCAAGTGATGAACCAGCGTCACATCCGTCTGCGAGTCTACGAGCGTGGTGTCGGCGAGACTCAAGCTTGTGGTACTGGCGCGTGTGCAGCAGTAGCAGTAGGCGTGCGCGAAGGCTGGCTCGATGAAGGGGAAGATGTGCGCGCGCAGTTATATGGCGGCAGCATGGTTGTCCGTTGGCAGCCCGGTTATTCGGTGACGATGACGGGACCAACCGCTTTTGTCTATGAAGGGGTATTTAGTCCGGATGGTCTAATGGCGCAAGCCGGTATCAAGCCCAGTCCAGACAGCTAA
- a CDS encoding IS3 family transposase (programmed frameshift), whose protein sequence is MTNKRREYTREFKLEAISLVVDHKRKVAEVAESLGIGASTLDNWVRKYRLEQQGVSPTQGLALTDEQRELQQLRKENKRLRMERDNLKKGFSSVGIRQSKRLLLISKLAEQDKQLSKRKLCDLFGVVRSSYYYGIQTKSIDVKRVKLKALIRQIFNDSKQSAGARSIVAILMNEHGVRLTRYKAGKLMKSMGLKSCQFKTHKYKYADQEHKTHDNLLDRNFSPSTPNQVWTGDVTYIRIKGGWCYLAVVLDLYARRVVGFSVSDSPDSVLTSKALQMAYHTRLKPIGVLFHSDQGTHYTSKKFAESVASCDGMIQSMSRKGNCWDNAPTERFFRSFKTEWMPKGGYEDIADAKQAICDYIWGYYQSVRPHSFNDYLTPLEKEKRYFNKNLLSAVLN, encoded by the exons ATGACTAACAAACGCAGAGAATACACCCGAGAATTCAAGCTAGAGGCCATCAGCTTAGTCGTTGATCATAAGCGCAAGGTTGCAGAAGTGGCAGAGTCGCTAGGGATTGGTGCATCGACCTTAGACAACTGGGTACGCAAGTATCGACTAGAGCAACAAGGCGTTTCCCCAACCCAAGGCTTGGCTTTAACTGATGAGCAGCGAGAGCTGCAACAACTACGCAAAGAGAATAAGCGTCTAAGAATGGAGCGCGACA ATCTTAAAAAAGGCTTCAGCTCTGTTGGCATCAGACAGTCTAAAAGGCTATTACTGATAAGCAAGCTTGCAGAGCAGGACAAACAATTGAGCAAGCGTAAGTTATGTGACCTATTTGGCGTGGTGAGAAGCAGTTATTACTATGGCATACAAACTAAATCTATTGATGTTAAGCGCGTCAAACTCAAAGCCTTGATACGCCAAATATTCAATGACTCAAAGCAATCGGCTGGCGCTCGCAGCATAGTTGCCATACTAATGAATGAGCATGGCGTTAGGCTTACCCGCTACAAAGCAGGTAAGCTTATGAAGAGCATGGGACTTAAAAGCTGTCAGTTTAAGACACACAAGTATAAGTACGCTGATCAAGAACATAAAACGCATGACAACCTTTTAGATCGCAACTTTAGCCCAAGCACGCCTAATCAAGTCTGGACAGGGGACGTGACCTATATTCGCATCAAAGGCGGTTGGTGCTATTTAGCGGTTGTTTTAGACCTATATGCCCGTCGTGTGGTGGGCTTTAGCGTCTCAGACTCTCCTGATAGCGTGCTTACCAGTAAAGCGCTACAGATGGCGTATCACACGAGACTTAAACCAATCGGCGTACTGTTTCATTCAGATCAAGGCACGCATTACACCAGTAAGAAATTCGCTGAATCCGTGGCGAGTTGTGACGGTATGATACAAAGCATGAGCCGAAAAGGTAATTGTTGGGATAACGCTCCTACTGAAAGATTCTTTAGAAGTTTTAAAACCGAATGGATGCCAAAGGGTGGTTACGAGGATATCGCTGATGCCAAACAAGCCATTTGTGATTATATCTGGGGCTATTATCAATCCGTCAGACCGCACAGCTTCAATGATTATTTAACACCGCTAGAGAAAGAAAAACGCTACTTCAACAAAAACCTCTTATCAGCTGTCCTAAATTAG
- a CDS encoding nicotinate-nicotinamide nucleotide adenylyltransferase → MPDTNSNKKSTSKTAPAIRAYLGGSFDPVHNGHIQMAMYVYHSLFPIAKQQQRLLHVSLLPNARSPFKTQSTDPAHRLAMLTLAIQNTPLQISELELWQTPPVYSIDSVRTLRQRYPDDSLIFIMGMDSARGLEKWKDGLQLTDYVHLWIFDRSDDRTNNLASDFTTDLINNSDVSQKIAFTDKDKNQQNLSAQHLNALSTELPIQLQAQITQTRLDLMQPLNSSSKNITHQGNKPLKSNAQGRTYIDSRCVLAISSTDTRKQLRQQRPKQLPTDDLTVSNKPNNLTHLLNPAVYRYIIAHQLYSAAQFR, encoded by the coding sequence ATGCCAGACACTAATTCTAATAAAAAAAGCACCTCTAAAACAGCACCGGCTATCCGCGCTTATTTGGGCGGCTCATTTGATCCGGTCCATAACGGTCATATTCAGATGGCGATGTACGTCTATCATAGTCTGTTCCCTATCGCTAAGCAGCAGCAACGCCTGCTTCATGTTTCTTTATTACCCAATGCACGCTCGCCGTTTAAAACGCAAAGTACAGATCCTGCGCATCGCCTTGCTATGCTGACACTTGCGATTCAAAACACACCGCTACAAATCAGTGAGCTTGAGCTATGGCAAACGCCGCCCGTTTATAGTATCGATAGCGTCCGTACGCTACGCCAACGCTATCCCGATGACAGTCTGATATTTATTATGGGAATGGACAGCGCGCGTGGTTTGGAGAAATGGAAGGACGGTTTACAGCTGACCGATTATGTGCACTTATGGATATTTGATCGTAGCGATGACCGTACTAATAACCTTGCTAGCGACTTTACTACTGACCTTATTAATAACTCTGATGTCTCACAAAAAATCGCGTTCACTGATAAAGACAAAAACCAACAAAATCTCTCTGCCCAACATCTTAATGCTTTATCCACTGAGCTGCCTATTCAACTACAAGCACAAATCACCCAAACACGGCTAGATTTAATGCAGCCATTAAATAGCTCGTCCAAAAACATTACTCACCAAGGCAATAAACCCTTGAAAAGCAATGCTCAAGGACGCACTTATATAGACTCGCGCTGCGTACTCGCCATATCGAGTACCGACACACGCAAACAGCTTCGTCAACAACGACCTAAGCAACTCCCAACAGATGACCTCACTGTTAGTAATAAGCCCAATAATCTCACTCATTTACTAAATCCTGCGGTTTATCGATATATTATCGCCCATCAGCTATATTCTGCTGCCCAATTCCGTTAA
- the pta gene encoding phosphate acetyltransferase: protein MQTILLVPISRGIGVTSAALGLIRAFDYNGIKAGFMKPFLQDDTLDKQNSLDSSSALTMQAFGLTPPKSINRQRVERMIGDGNLDDLMEEVVVNYHTIGDDHDIVICEGLVPTTEASYASQVNRAIAHALDAKIIFVSTVDTKNPAHLADKLDVHAREFGGMASDRTLGCILMRVHDVPNTFETQPVAPGEAVISLDQGFMQEVQRLSPYFNTEQFCLIGVVPFSESLSVPRTWDIAAELDATWLNVGEAKSRRINHISLTARSVARVDEVFKRGTLIVVPGDRDDLLLAAALACINGVPLAGLVLTGGVSPNATVAELWQTALKTGIPVMSVETDSFETVQSLMHMSAEIPSDDIERAQEVTRYVAAHLNLSWIKDYFSADHKPRLSPAAFRHQVVKRAQNANKRIVLPEGSEPRTVEAACICQSRGIADCVLLAKRSDVEQVAKNRDLTLPEGLEILDPDTLDMNKYSAAVVDRRKGKTTELVAAEQLKDTVFLGTIMLQMGEVDGLVSGAIHTTANTVRPAFQLIKTAPQYSLVSSVFFMLLPEQVVVYGDCAINPDPTAEELAEIAIQSAQSAAAFGIDPKVAMISYSTGSSGMGADVEKVTRATEIVRERAPNLAVDGPLQYDAASVMSVGKQKAPDSPVAGQANVFIFPDLNTGNTTYKAVQRSANVISVGPMLQGLNKPVNDLSRGALVDDIIYTIALTAIQAHSDEI, encoded by the coding sequence ATGCAAACCATTTTACTTGTTCCCATCAGTCGCGGTATCGGTGTGACCTCAGCAGCGCTCGGTCTGATTCGGGCGTTCGATTATAACGGTATTAAAGCTGGCTTTATGAAGCCATTTTTGCAAGATGACACCCTTGATAAGCAGAACAGCTTAGACAGCTCAAGCGCGCTCACCATGCAAGCTTTTGGCCTCACGCCGCCCAAATCTATCAATCGTCAGCGCGTTGAGCGCATGATTGGTGATGGCAACCTTGATGACTTGATGGAAGAAGTGGTCGTCAACTACCATACTATCGGTGACGACCACGATATCGTCATCTGTGAGGGCTTAGTACCCACCACAGAAGCGTCTTATGCCTCACAAGTTAACCGCGCCATTGCTCATGCTTTAGATGCCAAAATTATCTTTGTTAGCACTGTTGATACCAAAAATCCGGCGCACTTAGCAGATAAGCTCGATGTGCACGCTCGTGAATTTGGTGGCATGGCCAGTGATCGCACCTTAGGGTGCATCTTGATGCGTGTACACGATGTGCCGAATACCTTTGAGACTCAGCCGGTTGCTCCAGGTGAAGCGGTGATTAGCTTAGACCAAGGCTTTATGCAAGAGGTTCAACGTCTGTCGCCGTATTTTAATACAGAACAATTCTGCTTGATTGGCGTGGTGCCTTTTAGCGAGTCGCTATCAGTACCGCGTACCTGGGATATCGCCGCCGAGCTTGATGCCACATGGCTGAACGTTGGGGAAGCAAAATCGCGCCGTATCAATCATATCAGCCTAACGGCTCGTTCGGTAGCACGCGTAGACGAAGTGTTCAAGCGCGGTACGCTTATCGTAGTACCCGGTGACCGTGATGATTTATTATTAGCCGCAGCGCTGGCTTGTATTAACGGTGTTCCACTAGCTGGTCTGGTCTTAACTGGCGGCGTGTCCCCTAATGCCACTGTGGCAGAATTATGGCAAACGGCGCTCAAAACAGGCATTCCAGTAATGAGCGTTGAGACGGATAGCTTTGAAACCGTCCAGAGCCTGATGCATATGAGTGCTGAAATTCCAAGCGACGATATTGAGCGGGCGCAAGAAGTCACCCGTTATGTGGCAGCGCATTTAAACTTAAGCTGGATTAAAGACTACTTCAGCGCCGATCATAAACCGCGCTTATCGCCAGCGGCATTCCGTCATCAAGTAGTCAAAAGAGCTCAAAATGCCAATAAACGCATCGTTTTACCAGAAGGTTCTGAGCCACGTACGGTAGAAGCTGCCTGTATTTGCCAGAGCCGTGGTATCGCCGATTGTGTGCTACTCGCTAAGCGTTCTGACGTCGAACAAGTCGCCAAAAATCGCGATTTAACCTTACCCGAAGGTCTTGAGATTCTTGATCCTGATACCCTCGATATGAATAAATACAGCGCGGCTGTAGTTGATCGCCGTAAAGGCAAAACCACAGAACTAGTCGCCGCTGAACAGCTCAAAGATACCGTCTTCTTGGGCACTATCATGCTACAGATGGGCGAAGTCGATGGACTAGTCTCAGGTGCGATACATACCACGGCAAACACCGTCCGACCAGCATTTCAGTTGATTAAAACCGCGCCGCAATATTCCTTGGTGTCTTCTGTCTTCTTTATGCTGCTCCCAGAGCAAGTGGTGGTCTATGGTGACTGCGCGATCAATCCTGACCCGACCGCTGAAGAATTGGCTGAGATTGCTATTCAGTCGGCTCAGTCTGCCGCCGCCTTTGGTATCGATCCAAAAGTTGCCATGATTAGCTATTCAACGGGCTCGTCAGGTATGGGCGCGGATGTCGAAAAAGTTACCCGTGCCACCGAAATCGTTCGTGAACGCGCACCAAACCTCGCGGTTGACGGTCCATTGCAATATGACGCCGCCTCAGTGATGAGCGTGGGCAAACAAAAAGCACCAGACTCGCCAGTTGCTGGTCAAGCCAACGTGTTTATTTTCCCTGACCTCAATACGGGTAATACCACGTATAAAGCCGTTCAACGTAGCGCCAACGTCATCAGTGTCGGCCCTATGCTACAAGGTTTGAATAAGCCAGTGAACGATTTATCACGCGGCGCACTAGTCGATGATATTATTTATACCATCGCACTGACCGCTATCCAGGCGCACAGTGATGAGATTTAG
- the lysA gene encoding diaminopimelate decarboxylase produces MSDSATGQHVTTQTEQGLYIDPEALTAHLLSALHYSDDALCMEQVSITELVKCYDTPCYVYSKQAILDVYQAYSDSFAAVDHQICYAVKANSNLAVLGVLAQAGAGFDIVSRGELMRVIAAGGDVSRVVFSGVGKTRDDIDYALTQGIGCFNVESISELTLINEVAVQLDKPAPISLRVNPDVDANTHPYISTGLKDNKFGIAHEDAVAVYEQAADLSHINIVGIDCHIGSQLTEVEPFIAALDKIVELIHKLRDKGITLQHVDLGGGLGVRYIDETPVSIDEFAAALLPKLSELGLTVFFEPGRSIVANAGVLLTRVDVLKPTEHKNFAIVDAAMNDLIRPALYQAEMAVIPNVLPSSGIETNGMQPWDIVGAVCETGDFLAKDRLLSLATGDILAITGAGAYGFTMSSNYNSRPRASEVMVADDRHQLIRKRETVEALYADETLWQS; encoded by the coding sequence ATGAGTGATTCTGCAACTGGCCAACACGTAACTACCCAAACTGAGCAAGGATTGTATATCGATCCTGAAGCCTTAACTGCCCATCTATTATCAGCGCTGCATTATAGCGACGATGCGTTATGTATGGAGCAGGTTAGCATTACAGAGTTGGTAAAGTGCTACGATACGCCATGTTACGTCTATTCAAAACAAGCGATATTGGATGTTTATCAAGCCTATAGTGATAGCTTTGCCGCTGTTGATCATCAGATCTGTTACGCGGTCAAAGCGAACTCTAACCTTGCAGTATTGGGTGTGCTTGCGCAAGCGGGGGCGGGTTTTGATATTGTCTCTCGTGGTGAGCTGATGCGAGTCATCGCTGCCGGTGGTGATGTCTCTCGCGTGGTATTTTCAGGCGTGGGTAAAACTCGTGACGATATCGATTATGCGCTAACTCAAGGTATAGGTTGCTTTAATGTTGAGTCGATTAGTGAGCTGACACTGATTAATGAGGTGGCAGTGCAGTTGGATAAGCCCGCACCCATATCACTACGGGTCAATCCAGATGTCGATGCCAATACCCATCCTTATATTTCAACAGGACTGAAAGACAATAAGTTTGGTATCGCACACGAAGATGCGGTAGCTGTCTATGAGCAGGCAGCCGATTTATCACATATTAATATCGTTGGTATTGATTGTCATATTGGCTCGCAGTTAACGGAGGTTGAGCCTTTTATTGCAGCTTTAGATAAGATAGTTGAACTGATTCATAAATTACGCGATAAGGGAATTACTCTACAACATGTTGATTTGGGTGGTGGTTTAGGTGTGCGCTATATTGATGAGACTCCAGTTTCTATAGATGAGTTTGCCGCTGCACTGTTACCGAAACTTAGCGAGCTGGGCTTGACTGTATTCTTTGAGCCAGGTCGTAGTATTGTTGCCAATGCTGGTGTGCTATTAACTCGCGTCGATGTACTAAAACCTACTGAGCATAAGAACTTCGCTATTGTCGATGCGGCGATGAACGATTTAATTCGTCCAGCCCTTTATCAAGCTGAAATGGCAGTAATTCCTAATGTATTGCCTAGTAGTGGTATCGAGACTAACGGTATGCAGCCTTGGGATATTGTTGGCGCGGTCTGTGAGACCGGTGATTTTTTGGCAAAAGATCGCTTATTGTCCTTAGCGACAGGCGATATCTTAGCGATAACGGGTGCTGGCGCTTACGGCTTTACTATGAGTAGTAATTATAATTCGCGTCCACGTGCCAGCGAGGTGATGGTTGCCGATGATCGCCATCAGCTGATTCGTAAACGCGAAACCGTTGAAGCGCTATATGCGGATGAAACCTTGTGGCAGAGCTAA
- a CDS encoding type 1 glutamine amidotransferase: MTLRIYALFHTDYEDLSFIKQWANNHNHRMSCTRSYNNDLLPEHDSFDWLIVMGGPMSVHDDEKYPWLVDEKRLIKQSIDNGKTVIGVCLGAQLIAHCLGATVQPSSVKEIGWLPIRLMEEGQSHPLLQDLPKQAFTVFHWHGDGFDCPQGATAIATSEAWVVVA, from the coding sequence ATGACTCTACGCATTTACGCCCTATTCCATACGGATTATGAAGACCTTAGTTTCATCAAACAGTGGGCGAATAACCACAATCATAGAATGAGTTGCACGCGGTCTTATAATAATGATCTATTGCCAGAGCATGACAGTTTTGATTGGCTAATAGTGATGGGTGGGCCAATGAGTGTCCATGATGATGAAAAATATCCTTGGTTGGTAGATGAAAAACGTCTGATCAAGCAAAGTATTGATAATGGAAAAACAGTTATCGGCGTTTGTTTGGGTGCCCAACTTATCGCGCATTGTTTGGGTGCTACCGTCCAGCCGTCTAGCGTAAAAGAGATCGGTTGGTTGCCCATTCGGTTGATGGAAGAAGGTCAGTCACATCCTTTATTACAAGATTTGCCAAAGCAAGCTTTTACCGTATTCCATTGGCACGGTGATGGTTTTGACTGTCCACAAGGAGCAACCGCTATTGCCACTTCGGAAGCATGGGTTGTAGTGGCATAA
- the lptM gene encoding LPS translocon maturation chaperone LptM, with amino-acid sequence MFTIHCAANIVGKNNLSAKTSRQAFYALIIGGAVMLGITGCGQKGALYLADTSSQTVKNSSEVLDSTSNPQDAAFAGIDDDDYEKTRYLDQVLADVNADPNDY; translated from the coding sequence ATGTTTACTATACACTGCGCTGCAAATATTGTGGGTAAGAATAACTTATCTGCTAAAACCAGTCGCCAAGCTTTTTACGCACTGATTATTGGTGGCGCTGTTATGCTTGGGATAACTGGCTGTGGGCAAAAAGGCGCGTTATATCTGGCAGATACGAGCAGTCAGACCGTCAAAAATAGCTCAGAGGTGCTTGACAGCACCAGCAATCCGCAAGATGCGGCTTTTGCTGGTATCGATGATGACGATTATGAAAAAACCCGCTACCTTGATCAAGTGCTAGCAGACGTTAATGCGGATCCTAATGATTATTGA
- a CDS encoding N-acetylmuramoyl-L-alanine amidase has protein sequence MAKNITSIALAMCLTLPLIGCVSTTEPRYIIDSQTYQATGKSERIKTIILHYTVGDNARSLKQLTTGNVSSHYLILNEDDDKIYNLVPESERAWHAGDGGFAGRTILNDTSIGIEIVNNGIDPKYRNALKNAALKAEVQGYHPYKHYVEFEEIQIKKVAQLVQDLALRYDISPKNIIGHADMAPSRKIDPGAKFPWQRLYEQYGIGAWYNQQDKQLFMNQDKFEAATIPEIKQAFREYGYQINDSDEWDKASHDVIYAFQLHFSPQHLTATMDLETYAVLKALNKKYAGTDDFY, from the coding sequence ATGGCAAAAAACATCACCTCAATTGCACTAGCAATGTGCTTAACGTTACCACTGATTGGCTGCGTATCAACCACAGAGCCGCGTTACATTATTGATAGCCAAACCTATCAAGCTACTGGTAAAAGTGAGCGGATTAAAACCATCATCTTGCACTATACGGTCGGAGATAATGCTAGGTCACTAAAGCAATTAACTACTGGTAACGTAAGCTCCCATTACCTTATCCTAAATGAAGACGACGATAAAATTTATAATTTGGTACCGGAAAGTGAACGCGCTTGGCATGCCGGTGATGGCGGGTTTGCGGGTAGAACCATCCTAAATGACACTTCTATAGGCATAGAAATTGTCAATAACGGGATTGATCCAAAATATAGAAACGCTCTCAAAAATGCTGCTCTTAAAGCAGAAGTCCAAGGCTATCATCCTTACAAGCACTATGTAGAATTTGAAGAGATACAGATTAAGAAAGTCGCCCAGCTAGTACAAGATTTGGCATTGAGATATGACATTTCACCAAAAAATATCATTGGTCATGCTGATATGGCGCCCTCTCGAAAAATCGATCCAGGGGCTAAGTTCCCTTGGCAACGGCTGTATGAGCAATATGGTATTGGTGCGTGGTATAACCAGCAGGATAAGCAACTGTTTATGAATCAGGATAAGTTTGAAGCGGCAACGATTCCCGAGATAAAACAAGCATTTAGAGAGTACGGTTATCAAATCAATGATAGCGATGAGTGGGATAAAGCCAGTCACGATGTTATTTATGCGTTTCAACTACATTTCAGTCCGCAGCATTTGACCGCGACCATGGATTTAGAAACCTATGCTGTTTTAAAGGCATTGAATAAGAAGTATGCTGGTACCGATGATTTTTATTGA
- the rsfS gene encoding ribosome silencing factor, whose protein sequence is MITTMTDERLEECLAVVKTALEDMKAKNITVLNVEDLTDVMERIVIADGTSKRHVRAMADSVGAEAKEAEFMPLGREGGVDSDWTLIDLGAVVVHMMTPQAREFYDLEGLWSSPEQLAELVAVPREKKTAGRRNKNK, encoded by the coding sequence ATGATTACTACTATGACTGACGAACGCTTAGAAGAATGCTTAGCCGTTGTCAAAACTGCCCTAGAAGATATGAAAGCCAAGAACATCACCGTCCTTAATGTAGAAGACTTAACTGACGTAATGGAGCGTATCGTTATCGCTGACGGTACCTCTAAACGCCATGTACGTGCAATGGCTGATAGTGTTGGCGCTGAAGCCAAAGAAGCTGAATTTATGCCGCTTGGCCGCGAAGGCGGGGTTGATTCTGACTGGACTTTGATTGATTTGGGCGCAGTAGTCGTCCATATGATGACCCCACAAGCGCGCGAATTCTATGACCTAGAAGGTCTATGGTCATCACCTGAACAGCTGGCTGAGCTGGTTGCGGTCCCACGTGAAAAGAAAACTGCCGGTCGCCGTAATAAAAACAAATAA